In Primulina huaijiensis isolate GDHJ02 chromosome 6, ASM1229523v2, whole genome shotgun sequence, a single window of DNA contains:
- the LOC140978350 gene encoding regulator of nonsense transcripts UPF2, translating to MEHSEEIGGEHHEKHDDDGRHDHEEANARLEELKKSIEAKMALRQSNLKPERPDSGFLRTLDSSIKRNTAVIKKLKQINEEQREGLIDELRGVNLSKFVSEAVTAICDAKLKAADIQPAVQICSLLHQRYTDFAPSLVQGLTKVFAPGKSVEDLDTDKNSRSMKKRSTLKLLLELYFVGVMEDCSVFINIIKDLTSTEHLKDRDATQTNLSLLCSFARQGRFLLGLPLTGFDILEEFFKELNVTADQKKFFRKTFQTYYDASVELLLSEHALLRQMEHENAKILNAKGELSEEHASSYERLRKSYDHLSRGISSLAEALDMQPPVMPEDGHTTRVTSGEEVLSPVSSKDSSALEALWDDEDTKAFYECLPDLRAFVPAVLLGESEQKLNEQSPKAQELPTDLVPESEKDQISTVENPEASSESEALADDKEGKEKDKQDKDTEKGKEPEKGKGKEKDSERRGENEKDKVKGLDGTNLEALLHRLPSCVSRDLIDQLTVEFCYLNSKSSRKKLVRALFNVPRTSLELLPYYSRMVATLSTCMKDVSSILLQLLEEEFNSLTNKKDQMNIETKIRNIRFIGELCKFKIAPAGMVFSCLKACLDDFTHHSIDVACNLLETCGRFLYRSPETTMRMSNMLEILMRLKNVKNLDPRQSTLVENAYYLCKPPERSARISKVRPPLHQYIRKLLFSDLDKFSIENVLRQLRKLPWSECEEYLLKCFLKVHKGKYSQIHLIASLTAGLSRYHEDFAVSVVDEVLEEIRLGLELNDYGMQQKRVAFMRFLGELYNYELVDSSVIFDTLYLTLDFGHGTMEQDILDPPEDCFRIRIIITLLQTCGHYFDRGSSKRKLDRFLIHFQRYILSKGSIPLDIEFDLQDMFADLRPKMTRHSSLEEVNNALIELEEHEHRVSSEKARNEKYSDSQKPHSRTSSSSLSTNGQNLVNGTEENDDLYQEIVGETDSDSGSDTVEHVDRDDEESDGENQDDGCESEDDYEEVGDPASDEDDEVHVRQKVAVVDPQEVADFDQELRALMQESLDSRKLEMRSRPTINMMLPMNVFEGSTREHHGRGIEGESGDETTDEGTGEAKEVRVKVLVKRGNKQQTKQMYIPHDCSLVQGTKQKEAAELEEKQDIKRLVLEYNDREEEELHGGTQPPSWTQSGGRVVNRGNTLDGQNRTSGPRHRHLYHSGAGIYYGRRR from the exons ATGGAACACTCTGAAGAAATTGGCGGCGAACATCATGAGAAACATGATGACGATGGAAGACACGATCATGAG GAAGCTAATGCTCGTCTTGAGGAATTAAAGAAGTCAATTGAAGCAAAAATGGCTCTGCGACAGAGTAATTTGAAACCTGAAAGACCTG ACTCAGGTTTTCTCAGGACATTGGATTCTAGTATCAAACGCAACACAGctgttattaaaaaattaaagcagATCAATGAAGAGCAGCGAGAAGGTTTAATAGATGAGTTACGTGGTGTTAATTTGAGCAAATTTGTCAGCGAAGCAGTAACTGCTATTTGTGATGCAAAGCTTAAAGCTGCAGACATACAGCCTGCTGTACAG ATCTGTTCTTTACTTCATCAAAGGTACACAGATTTTGCACCTTCTTTAGTTCAAGGTCTCACTAAAGTTTTTGCGCCGGGAAAGTCTGTCGAGGATTTAGATACAGACAAAAATTCAAGGTCTATGAAGAAGCGGAGTACTCTAAAACTTCTATTGGAACTTTACTTTGTTGGAGTTATGGAAGATTGTAGCGTCTTCATAAATATCATTAAGGATCTCACTAGCACTGAGCATTTGAAGGATCGTGATGCAACCCAGACAAATTTGTCTCTTCTCTGTAGTTTTGCACGGCAGGGAAGATTTCTGCTTGGGCTTCCACTAACTGGATTTGATATTCTGGAAGAG TTTTTCAAGGAACTTAATGTTACAGCTGATCAGAAGAAATTCTTTAGGAAGACTTTTCAAACTTACTATGATGCTTCTGTGGAACTTCTCCTGTCCGAACATGCT TTACTTCGCCAAATGGAGCATGAGAATGCGAAGATTTTGAATGCTAAAGGTGAACTGAGCGAGGAACATGCTTCATCTTATGAAAGGCTCCGTAAATCATATGACCATCTAAGTCGTGGCATATCATC TTTAGCTGAAGCGCTTGATATGCAACCTCCCGTGATGCCAGAGGATGGTCATACAACCAGAGTCACATCTGGAGAGGAAGTTCTATCGCCTGTTTCCAGTAAAGATTCCTCTGCTCTTGAAGCCCTTTGGGATGATGAAGATACTAAAGCTTTCTACGAATGCCTACCGGATCTTAG AGCATTTGTTCCTGCTGTCTTGCTTGGAGAGTCAGAACAAAAGTTGAATGAACAATCCCCAAAGGCTCAAGAACTACCAACC GATTTGGTTCCTGAATCAGAAAAGGATCAGATATCTACAGTGGAAAATCCAGAGGCTTCTTCTGAATCTGAAGCTTTAGCAGATGATAAAGAGGGCAAGGAAAAGGATAAACAAGATAAGGACACAGAGAAGGGCAAAGAACCCGAAAAAGGGAAAGGAAAAGAGAAGGATTCTGAAAGACGAGGAGAAAACGAAAAGGACAAAGTTAAAGGTCTTGATGGAACAAATCTTGAAGCTTTGCTACATAGGCTTCCAAGCTGTGTGAGCCGTGATCTGATTGATCAGTTGACC GTTGAGTTTTGctatttaaattcaaaatccAGTAGGAAAAAGCTTGTGAGGGCTTTGTTTAATGTCCCAAGGACGTCTTTGGAGCTCTTGCCGTACTATTCGCGCATGGTTGCTACACTTTCTACTTGCATGAAGGATGTCTCTTCCATCCTTTTACAGTTGTTGGAGGAAGAATTTAACTCTTTGACGAATAAGAAG GATCAAATGAATATCGAAACAAAGATCAGGAACATTAGATTTATTGGAGAACTTTGCAAGTTCAAAATTGCCCCAGCTGGAATGGTTTTTAGTTGTCTAAAG GCTTGTTTGGATGATTTCACTCACCACAGTATCGATGTTGCTTGCAATCTGCTTGAGACATGTGGTCGCTTTCTCTATCGGTCACCAGAGACCACAATGCGGATGTCAAACATGTTAGAGATACTAATGCGCttgaaaaatgtcaaaaacttgGATCCCCGTCAGAGTACTTTAGTGGAAAATGCTTATTATTTGTGCAAACCACCTGAAAGATCTGCACGAATCTCGAAAGTCCGTCCTCCTTTGCATCAG TATATCAGGAAGCTTCTTTTCTCAGATCTTGACAAGTTTTCAATCGAGAACGTTCTAAGACAGTTACGTAAGCTGCCTTGGAGTGAATGTGAAGAATATCTTTTGAAGTGTTTTTTGAAGGTTCACAAGGGAAAATATAGCCAGATTCATTTGATTGCATCACTTACTGCTGGTCTGAGTCGATATCATGAAGATTTTGCTGTTTCTGTCGTTGACGAG GTTTTGGAGGAAATTAGGCTAGGGTTGGAGTTGAATGACTATGGAATGCAGCAAAAACGTGTTGCATTTATGCGGTTCTTGGGCGAACTGTACAACTATGAACTTGTAGATTCATCTGTTATTTTTGATACTCTCTATCTTACTCTTGATTTTGGGCATGGAACTATGGAG CAAGATATACTTGATCCTCCAGAGGACTGCTTTCGTATAAGAATAATTATCACTCTTCTCCAGACATGTGGGCATTATTTTGATAGAGGTTCATCGAAAAGAAAGCTTGATCGGTTCTTGATTCATTTTCAACGATACATACTGAGCAAAGGTTCCATTCCCCTAGATATTGAGTTTGACCTGCAG GATATGTTTGCTGATTTGCGCCCAAAGATGACTCGACACTCATCTTTGGAGGAGGTTAATAACGCTCTAATTGAACTTGAAGAGCATGAACATAGAGTTTCATCTGAGAAGGCTCGGAATGAGAAATATTCAGACTCACAAAAACCTCATAGCAGGACGAGTTCTAGTTCTTTATCCACGAATGGTCAAAATCTTGTTAATGGCACCGAGGAAAATGATGATTTGTATCAAGAAATTGTTGGGGAGACGGATAGCGATTCTGGGAGTGACACTGTTGAGCACGTTGATCGTGATGATGAAGAATCGGATGGAGAAAATCAAGATGACGGTTGTGAAAGTGAGGATGATTACGAGGAAGTAGGCGATCCTGCTTCAGATGAAGATGATGAGGTACATGTCAGGCAGAAGGTGGCAGTGGTAGACCCTCAGGAGGTGGCTGATTTTGATCAAGAACTGCGGGCTTTAATGCAG GAGAGCTTGGATTCGAGAAAGTTGGAAATGCGCTCTCGCCCAACGATAAACATGATGTTGCCAATGAATGTGTTTGAGGGTTCCACTAGGGAACACCACGGGAGAGGAATCGAAGGAGAAAGTGGCGACGAGACGACTGATGAAGGAACTGGAGAAGCTAAGGAGGTGCGGGTGAAAGTTCTCGTGAAGCGTGGGAACAAGCAACAGACAAAACAAATGTATATTCCCCATGATTGCTCCTTGGTTCAGGGTACCAAACAGAAAGAGGCAGCTgagcttgaagaaaaacaagACATTAAACGGCTCGTTTTAGAATACAACGATAGAGAAGAAGAGGAACTCCATGGAGGGACACAACCACCAAGTTGGACTCAAAGTGGAGGCAGAGTTGTGAACCGAGGCAATACTTTGGATGGACAGAATAGGACTTCTGGGCCAAGGCATAGACATTTGTATCATTCAGGTGCTGGCATTTACTATGGCAGAAGAAGGTAA